AACAGGCGGGATTGCAAGCGGAAAATCAACCGTTTGCAATCTTCTCAGGCTATATGGTCTTCGTATTATAGATGCTGATGCTATAGCAAGGCAGATGTTAGATAATGAATCTGATGCTATTTCAAAGCTTTTTGGAAAAGAGTATATTGTTGATGGAAAAGTAGATAGAAAAGCATTGGGTCGTCTGATCTTTTCAGATAAAGATGCCCGTAAAAAACTTGAAGAACTTCTTCATCCAAAAATCAGGGCAGAAATTGAACGGCAAAGTGAAGAACAAGATCGCCTTAAAGGACCATATATAGTAGATATACCTCTATTCTTTGAAACTGGTAACTACCCTATAGAAAAAGTTATTGTTGTCTATGCCCCAAGAGAGATACAAAAAAGAAGGCTTATAGATCGTGAAGGATTAAGCGATGAAGA
This region of Hydrogenimonas thermophila genomic DNA includes:
- the coaE gene encoding dephospho-CoA kinase (Dephospho-CoA kinase (CoaE) performs the final step in coenzyme A biosynthesis.), producing the protein MAYEYAIALTGGIASGKSTVCNLLRLYGLRIIDADAIARQMLDNESDAISKLFGKEYIVDGKVDRKALGRLIFSDKDARKKLEELLHPKIRAEIERQSEEQDRLKGPYIVDIPLFFETGNYPIEKVIVVYAPREIQKRRLIDREGLSDEEAEARLNAQIDIEEKKKLATWVIDNSKNLKHLQQETEQIFNKITKYR